The Haloplanus natans DSM 17983 DNA segment ACAGTAGATGGGACCGCCGATGGGGTAGAGGACGTTCGGCCGACTCGTCTCGTAGTCGCTCGTGGGTTCGTCGATGAGCAGGGGGAACTCGCCGGTGATCTGCTTGAACTTCTTGAGGTGATCGCGGAGGTGGGGCCGGTTGGCCGCGATCCGCTTGAGTTCGTCCGAGGGGGTGGCGGTTCCGAGTTCTGTCATTATGCGACGCTACGACTCTCGATGACGATCCCCGTCCCCGATCGGACGGAGTAGCCGATCGTGTCTCCGACCTGCTGTCCCATGCCCGCGAACCGCTTGACCGAGATCTGTCGGCGCACGTCGTTGCCGACCTCGACCATCTCGAGTTCGAGGAAGATGTCGGCGATGGAGCGGAAGGGACCGATCGCCTCCTCGTCGACCGTCGAGGGGTCGACGGTCAGGACGACGACTTTCCCCTGTGAGATCACGTCGCGGAAGAAGCCGATGATCTCCAGTGCCGCCTGCCGTTCGTCGTTCTGGCGCACCAGCGCCTCGAACTTCGGATCGTTTCGGAGGATGGCGTCGAACGTATCGATCACGATGACCTCCGAGTTCCACATCACGTCCGCGTTCATCAGACGGGTGAGCAGTTCCTTGCGCTCGCCGTCCCCCTCCTCCGAGAAGGTGCCGCCGGTGTCGAAGTCGGCGTGGAGAAAGAGGACGTTCTCGTCCAACAGGTGATCGACCATGTCGTACGACAGCGAGTGCATCTGGTCGATGAACCCGCGGGTGGTCAACTCAGTCGAGAGATACGTCACCGTATGTCCTTCCTCGCAGAAGCCGTACGTGAGCCGCTGGGACATGGCGCTTTTGCCCGCCCCGTAGTCGCCCTCGGCGAGGACGATGCTGCCGCGGGGAACGCCGCCGCCGAGTTCCTTGTTGAGGCGGTCGTGATCTTCCAGGCCGAGCGACAGCAGATCGGAGGTGCTCATGTGCGGAACCTGAACACCTCCTCGTCGCCGTTGACGATCAGCTTCACCCGGTGATCGCCGGCCGAGAGGTCAGCCCCGCCGATTTCGAGACGGATGACGTTGCTCGGCTGCCACGTCTCGCCGTCGACGACGGTCACCGTGACGTTCGTCCGGTACCGGCCGTCGAGCAGTATCTCGATGAACCGCGAGTCGGGCGGGATATCGGAGGTTCCCGTGTTCTTCACCAGCAGCGTCACCGTCTTCGAGGAGTTGTTGTAGACGGGGCTGCCGGCGTCGCTGATCACCTCGATGTCCGTCCGGACCTCCTCGGAGACTTCGAGGCTCTGGTCGTCGATGCCCTGGCTGAGCCGCGAGATACCCTGGGTGAAGGTGCCGGCGACCCCCGCGGCGATGACGAGGCTGGCGATAAAGAGGATGAGGTGGGACGCGGAGACACTCGCCATTCAGAGCACCTCCGTCGCGGCCACGCCGGGACCGGTGACGAGTTTGATCCGGTCGGGCTGGCTCGTGGCCGTCACTTCGAGGTGGAGACGCTCGCCGGGGAGCCACAGGGAGGTCGAGTTGTCGCCGCCGGCCCGGCGGACGGTGAAGTCGTCGCGATACGCGTTGTCGACCAGGAGGTCGACGGCGTCGACGTCGAGGGTGGTCGTCCCCTCGTTGACGGCCTCGACGGTCAGCGTGTCGGTGCCGGCGTCGTACGTGGCGTTGGTGAGCGTGAAGGCGGTGTTCTGACGTTCGAGGGCCTCCTCGTTCACCGCGGACTTCGCGTCGGTGACGCGCTCGAATCCGTTGGCCGAGGCGGTGTACGCCGACGAGAAAGCGAGGAAGATGCCGACGAAGACGATGGCCGCCGACCCGCTGACGCTAAAACCCAAAGGGGACACCTCCGCCACCGCTCCAGCAGTCGAAGACGACCGAATCGGCGGTCGATCCGGTCAGTCGACTGATATACCGCAAACTGGCGACGTGGTGGTCGATGGAGAGCGTCGACGGGGCGCCGGTCACCTCCCGGTCCGCGTCGAGGTCACCGAAGCCGACGAGGAAATCGCGGAGTTCGTCCGCGGCACCCTCGCCGATCCACTGGATACGGCGGTAGTACTCCACCGCCCGGGCCGCATCTTCCACGTCGCCCTCCTCGACGAGATACTCGAGCCACTCCATCACGAGGAGGTCACCGACGTAGCCCGAGGGCACCGTCTCGAGGTAGGGCTTCGACGTGCCCGACCCCTGCATCACGGTGTTAGCGGCGAACTGCAGGTCACCGGCGCCCGTCTCCTCGGGCGCGGGGGTCGCCGTGGCGCCGTCGGTAGCCATCGTCTCGGGCGTGGAGTCGGCGTCCGTGGTCGGAGGGTCGTCGGAGGCGACGTCCCCACCGTCGACCACGCCGGGGCTCCGGTCGTCACCGTCGTCGGTCGCCTCACCGAAGTCGTCGCCGAGGTCACCGAAGTCGTCACCGTCGTCGGCCAACTCGTCGAAATCGTCGGCTGCGTCGCCGTTTGTCGCGTCGCCGTCGTCGTCCGCCCAGTCGGCCTCGCCGCTGTTGTACTCGTCTTTCAGTTCCTCGAACGATTTGCCGGAGTCGTCTGAATCGTCGTCGGCCATAGTATCCTCGGTGGTCGGGTCGTCGTCGTCGATAGCGCCGTCGAAGTCGCCGAAGTCGTCCTCGTCGCCCTCGTCGTCGAGGAAGTCGTCGTCGAAGAAATCCTCGGCCTCGGCGCCAGCGATGTCGTCGTCCAGATCCTCCGTCTCTTCGTCGTCGTCGTCGTCGAACAGGCCCAGCGATCCGCCACCGTCGTCGAAGCCGCTGCCACCGGCCTGCACGTCGTCGACGAAGGGGTTGACGCCGCGGGTGACCATCTCGTAGATATCGAGCAGTTTGCGGACGTTCTCCTCTACGTCCTCGACGGTGTTGCTGATCTCCTCGTTCTCGCTGCGGATGGTACTCACCGTCGAGGAGAGGCTGGCAACCTCGTTTTCCATCTCGTCGATCCGGCCTTCCAGTTCGGCCGTCGCGGCACCGCCGTCGTCGCCGTCGTCGAATCCCAGCCCGTCGTCCCCGAAGTCGTCGCCGCCGAAGTCGTCGAGGTCGTCCTCTTCCTCGAAGAACATGTCGTCGTCGCCGCCGTCGGCATCGCTCTCGTCGTCGTCGTCACTGCCGAGAAACCGCTCTAGGAGCTCCATTCGGTTCCTCCCGTCGCCCGACGACTCGTCGAACCCATTCTATCGTGTCCACTATTACCGCGCCGTACTTTAATCGTTGTCCTTCAGTTATCAATTTTGATATGCGTATGACGCGGGTCTGCCGTGTGTGTGCTCGCGGCGATACGGCCGCAGTCGAGCGATCGGGCCGATCGGTCGGTCTCAGAGCCGACGTTCGTCACCGGCGGATTTGATTCGGAGTTCGCCGGTGTCGCCGTAGAACCGGAGCGAGCGGCCGGCGTCGCCACCCACGTCCGTGGCGTCGACGGGGACGCCGAGTCGGTCGAGCGTCGCCCGTGTCACCGCGACGTTGCGCTCGCCGATGGGTTCGTCCTGACTGTCGAACTCGAACATGGCGCTCCCACCGGCGAGTTTCGCCCGCACTCGACCGGGGGTCGCCCCCTCGGCGGCCATCGCGGTCAGCAGGGCGTCGATGCCGGTGTCGGCGTACTTGGCGACGTTCGGCGGATCGTCGGGTGCCGTGGGGAGCATGACGTGGATCAGGCCGGCGACACCCGCCCGTTCGTCGTGGAGCGCGACGCCGAGACAGGAGCCGAGGCCACTCGTGGTCAGCACGGCCCCGTCGGTCGTGACCGCGAAGTCGGCGATGCCGACCCGCTTTCGGGTACGCGCTGCCGACGAGGAGCGTCGGTCCTCGGTCGGCGTCCCGCCGTACGTCTTCATGTTAGAAGATCGATTCGCGGTTGGCTTCGAGTTGGTCGCTTCGCTCGACCAGCAGGGAGTCGAGGGCCTCCTTGAGTTTCTGTTCGTCGGGGATGGCGTATATCTCGCAGTTGAACTCGCCTTCCGGCGTGACGACCGTCGAGTCCATGAGGAAGGCGTACTCCTGTGACTGGCCGAGTCGACCCGCGATGGGGCTGAGAATCGCCGTTCCGAGGTCGTGAACCAGTTGGGGTGGCGTGTGGTCGATGCTCGTCTGCAGGACGTTCGCCCAGCCGTCGATGAACCCGCTGGTCATGATGTTGCCCAGTTCCTGAATCGCGCTCTCACCCATGTCGCCGAGTGGCTCGTCGAGCTCCATCGGTACCGTCGCGTCGACGATGGTCCGCGCCGACGGCTCGTCGAACAGGATGGCGAGATAGCCGCCGGGTGTGCCTTTGAACTCCATCACGGTCCCGAGATACACCTCGTCGCGGGCCGTGTTCGGCACGTCCTCGATGGGGACGAAACTGAGCCGACTCACGTCCACGTCGGTCTCGATACCCGTCATCGAGGAGACGTTCTCGGCGGCGCGTTCGGCGCCCTGCCGGGTCATCTCGTCGAAGACGGTCAGTTTGTCCATCGGGATGGCGTTCTCGTGATCGTCGCTCGCTTCCAACATCTCCGCGAAGGCGCCGTACTCCGGCAGCATGTAGATGTACGCGTCGACCCGTTCGTCGACGGCCGTCATCTGACTCTCGAAGACGAAGACGTGTTCCTCCTCGGCACGGTCGAGCGCACCGTTCGGCAACACGTCGGTGCCGTCGCGTTCGACGTACGTCGGGGGCGTCATGTCGACGCTCGTCGCCAAATAGTCGGCCCACCCGTCGACGAATCCACCCATCATGATGTTGCCGATCTCCTTGACGCCGCTCCGGGCCATCTCGTCGAAGGAGTCCTCGGCGGCGGCGCTCGCACCGGGAACGAGGACGTCGACGATGCTCGCGGCACTCGACCGGTCGAACGCGAGCGCCGTCTCGCCCGAGAGCCCACCGCCGAGGCCGATCTGCACGCCGACGAACTCCGTCCCACCGAAGACATCCTCCACGTCGCGTTTCGACATCAGCGTGACGTTAGTCACGTCGACGTGCGTCTCGATGCCAGTCATCTGGGTCAGCGACGCCGCGGCGTGTTCCGCCCCCTCCTGTGCGAGGCGGTTGTACGTGCCGAGCGACTGGATATCCACCCGCATCGTTAGGCCACGACGTCGTCGATGGCTTCGAGCACGTTCGGTTTCTGGAACGGTTTCGTGATGTAGCCGTCCGCCCCGGCCTTGACGGCGTTTTTCATCTTCTCCTCCTGCCCGACGCTCGTACACATGATGACGTTCGCGTCGGGATCGGACCCCGTGATCTCGCTCGTCGCTTCGATGCCGTCACGAATCGGCATCACGATGTCCATCATCACCAGATCGGGATCGTGCTCCCGGTAGAGTTCGACGGCCTCGACGCCGTTTTCGGCTTCACCGACGATCTCGAAGTTCTCTTCGAGGATCTCGCGCAGAAGATTGCGCATGAAGTCCGAGTCGTCGACGAGTAACACTTGCGGTGGCATCTGCCCGAAGGTTCACGACTCGACAAATAAAGACTCGGGCGCGATTCTCAGTGCTGATACGGAAGCAGGCGGGCGGTCTCGCGTGGGACGGTGGAGCGGCGACCTGCCGGCCCTATCGGTCTTCGGACAGCGCGACGGCTTGCTCGTCGGAGACGGCCTCGATGAGGTCGCCGATACTGTCGTCGCGATCGAGATCGTACCGCTTGAGCAGTCCCGTGAGCGTCCGGACCGGGTACCGAACCGAGACGTTGGCTTCGGCGAGTAGAATGCCGAGTACGTCCTCGACGGGCGTGCCGCCGCCGACGTGCTGTGCGTACCAGATCAACAGCGATTCGAAGCTGGTGACCACGTCGTTCGAGACGACCTGGTGGCGCCCCACGCCGTCGTCGAATTTGGCCGTGACGTGGAAGCCGTACTGGGCGTCGCTGGTCCGAAGGTAGTCTTCGAGCCACGCGTTGACATCCACTTCAGTGATCTCCGACCCGCCGTCGGCCTCGGATTCGTCGACCGCCGGTTCCGACTCGCGGGCGCGGCGCTCGTCGGCACGGGCCTCGGTCGCCCCGTCGCTGGTCGGCCCGCTCCCGGTCGAGACGACGTAGCGGCCGTCGTCGAGTTCGTCCACGTTGTCGTGTCTGGTGAGGTCTAACTCCTCCTCGGTGAGCACCTTGCCGCGTTCCGAGACGGAATCGTCTGAATCCGATGGCATACACTGGGCAGTGTTACCACTTTCTGGAGTGAAAACATAAAGATTCGGTGCGGCCCGAAGGGGAGCAGGTCGGCCTTAGAGTGCGACGGATTCCTCGCCTGCGAGCGACTGGGGCACCCGGATGCGGATGATGCTCGTCGCGCCGGATTCGGTGTTGACACGGAGCGTGACCGTGTCGCCGGGCTCCAGCGGTTCGTTGACGAACGCGCCGTTGGTCGCCATCTCGGTCATGTTGAGCGTGACCACCAGACGGTCCGTGCGGCTGTTCAGGATGAGGCCGCTGTTGCCGTCGGACGCGTTGAGCGAGGTGTCGTCGTCCTGAAGCGCGCGGGTTCGGTCGTTTGGTCCGGCCGCACCGGTCCGATTGACCACCGATTCGTTGGTGAACGCGAACCGATCGGTGCCCTCCGGACCGACCAGTTCGAACGTCGTCGCGCTCATGTTGATGTCGCTTGCCCCCGGTGCTTTCTGAACCACCAAGGACACTTCGTTGACCCGCAAGGAGACGTTAGTATTGTTCCCGTCACTGTACGGAGTGGTCGACGACACGATCGTCTGGTTGAAGGAGTCGTACGCCGACACGTTCCCCGTCTTCGAAACCGGTTCGAGCCGGTCGGTGACCTGCGCACTGCTCTGTTGACCCGTCTGTTCTGACTGCGTCTGGAGGAAGCCGGCGGTGTTGATGAGGACGCCAGCCGCGATCGCCGCGACCAGGACCATCGCGATGAACACGATGAGCGTCCCAATACCGACCTGACCCCTGTCAGTTCGTTCTTCGAACATCGTTTGTTGTGTAACCCGGGGTCGTGGTGCCCACGGGCTCTGTTCTACCGTTCTCGAAATCACACATAAAGATACGCTCCCGAATATCACTCGTGAAAACGAGGGTATGAGGCGGTTTTACAGCCGGAAATACCGAATCGATCGAGTATCAGTCGTAGATGACGAGACTGTAGACGACGAAGATGAAGCCGAGCGACGAGAGGCCACTGTTGACCAGCAACAGGGAGCGAACGCCCTGGAAGTCGGTGACGAACGCGCTGATTGCAGTCGCGATGGCGGCGGCGGCGATGAGGCCGAAGCCGAGCGAGACGTGGATCATCGCCCGTCGGGTTGTCTGGAGGTACGCTCTGATCGCCATGCCGACCATCGTCAATCCGGAGATGACTAGGATGGCCGTCGCGGCGAGATACAGGTATTCGACGAGGAGCATGTGGGTTCGTCAATGAGCTTGCCACACCGAAGTATAAATCTGGTCGTGATATTCTCATCGCTGATACCCCCCGTCGACGGAGCGGCCGTCTTGCGTGCGTCCGACAGTACGTTTTATTGTGTTCCCCCGTATCTAAACTGATAACGAATGGACGGGATCGAGATGTTGCGGGTTCTGGGCAACGAGTACAACCCGCAAATACTGAGTTTCGCTCACGAACCGCGTTCGGCCCAGGAACTCAGCGACGAACTCGACGTACCGATCGCGACCTGCTATCGCCGGATCGAGGAACTGCAGGAAGCGGACTTGCTCGAACACCACGACCGCGTGTTGTCCGACGAGCGACGCCGGGTCAACGTCTATCGCCGAAACATCGAGGAGGTCGTCGTGAACTTCAGCGAAGGGGACGTCTCGGTGGAGGTCGAGGAGCGCCGGCGGGTCAAAAACCAGATCGACGAGGTCTGGCGGACGCTGTCGGAGTAGGCACCTACTCGCCCGGGAACGGACCGTCACGCTGCCCCATCATCGAGAATCCAGCGGCGCGTTCGTGGACGGTGATGCCGCCCTCGCTGATGTCCATGGGGAAGATATCCGTCTCGATATCCTGTTTGCGCATCTTGGCCACCCAAATATACCGGTTGACGCCCGACTCGGTCGGCGTCTGAATCAGGTAGATGTTCCCGTCGGTGAGGAAGTTCTCCAGACCGATGTCCTGTTCCGGGAAGACCGCGGACTGCTCGGCGATGAGCAGCGACGTCAGCCCGTTCGCCTTCAGGATGTCCGAGAATTTGAGGAGGTAGGTCCGCTTCTCCGTTTCGTCCGCAAAGAACAGTTCGAACATGGTCAGGGAGTCGAGGACGAGTCGTTCGTACGCCATCTCCTCGAACTCGTCGAGCAACAGTTCGAGCGTGTCGTTGAAGTCGTTGTGCCGGAGCAGTTCCTGTTTGTCGTAAATGAGGATTTCGTCTTCCTCGACCAGTTCGCGCCAGTCGTCGAATCCGATGGATTCGGCGGCCTGCGCGATGTCCTCCCGGTTCTCCTCGAAGGAGAGATAGATCCCCTTCTCGTCGAACTCCCGAACGCCGTTGTAGATGTACTGGAGGCCGAGGATACTCTTCCCGGTTCCCGGATTGCCGCTGATCAGGACGGTCGCATTGTCGACGATACCCCCACCGAGGATCGAATCGAGACCCTCGATTCCGGTCCGCGTCAGCTCGGTCATTACGACACACAGTTACGTGGACTGACTGAAATAAATTCGCAACGCGGAGACGGAGCGCTCACACCAGTAGAACGGACGCTACTGGCTCCGATTTTCACACGTGAGAACACGGGCGCAACCTATTTGCTTCGGACCGGCGATGTCCGCTCAATGAGGCTTTCCACCGGCGTGGACGGTTTCGACGAACTCGTCGACGGGGGACTCCTCCGGAATCGGTTGTACATTCTCAGCGGGCCACCGGGAAGTGGGAAGACGACGTTCTCCTCGCATTTCGTCACGGAAGGGGCCCGGATGGGGGAGAAATGTCTCTTTCTGAGCATGCACGAAACGGAGGCGGAACTGACCCACGACATGAGCGCCTACGACTTCGGGTTCGAAAAGGCGGCACAGTCGGGGAACTTTCAGTTCCGGAACGTCTTCGATTCGAACGCGAAACGGCTGTTGAAAGGTTCCGGCGGCAACGACTTCTCCTCCGGCGTCCAGAACATGACCAACCGGCTAGTCGGGTTCATCAACTCCCGCGAAATCGACCGTCTGGTCATCGACTCGACGATGATACTGCAGTATTTCTACCCCGACAACCACGAGGCGTTCGTCCAGTTTCTCACCTCGCTCAAGCGCGTCGACGCGACGACCCTCCTGATCTCGGAGATGACCGACCCGACGTCTTACGCCGACGAACATTACCTCGCCCACGGCGTCGTCTTCATGCACAACTACATGGAGGGGGACGGAATGTGCCGCGGCGTCCAGATCATCAAGATGCGCGGGACGGACATCGACGGCGACATCCACCCCATCGAGTTCGACGACGACG contains these protein-coding regions:
- a CDS encoding winged helix-turn-helix domain-containing protein — its product is MDGIEMLRVLGNEYNPQILSFAHEPRSAQELSDELDVPIATCYRRIEELQEADLLEHHDRVLSDERRRVNVYRRNIEEVVVNFSEGDVSVEVEERRRVKNQIDEVWRTLSE
- a CDS encoding chemotaxis protein CheD; translated protein: MKTYGGTPTEDRRSSSAARTRKRVGIADFAVTTDGAVLTTSGLGSCLGVALHDERAGVAGLIHVMLPTAPDDPPNVAKYADTGIDALLTAMAAEGATPGRVRAKLAGGSAMFEFDSQDEPIGERNVAVTRATLDRLGVPVDATDVGGDAGRSLRFYGDTGELRIKSAGDERRL
- a CDS encoding flagellar protein G produces the protein MASVSASHLILFIASLVIAAGVAGTFTQGISRLSQGIDDQSLEVSEEVRTDIEVISDAGSPVYNNSSKTVTLLVKNTGTSDIPPDSRFIEILLDGRYRTNVTVTVVDGETWQPSNVIRLEIGGADLSAGDHRVKLIVNGDEEVFRFRT
- a CDS encoding chemotaxis protein CheC, which translates into the protein MRVDIQSLGTYNRLAQEGAEHAAASLTQMTGIETHVDVTNVTLMSKRDVEDVFGGTEFVGVQIGLGGGLSGETALAFDRSSAASIVDVLVPGASAAAEDSFDEMARSGVKEIGNIMMGGFVDGWADYLATSVDMTPPTYVERDGTDVLPNGALDRAEEEHVFVFESQMTAVDERVDAYIYMLPEYGAFAEMLEASDDHENAIPMDKLTVFDEMTRQGAERAAENVSSMTGIETDVDVSRLSFVPIEDVPNTARDEVYLGTVMEFKGTPGGYLAILFDEPSARTIVDATVPMELDEPLGDMGESAIQELGNIMTSGFIDGWANVLQTSIDHTPPQLVHDLGTAILSPIAGRLGQSQEYAFLMDSTVVTPEGEFNCEIYAIPDEQKLKEALDSLLVERSDQLEANRESIF
- a CDS encoding DUF7500 family protein codes for the protein MPSDSDDSVSERGKVLTEEELDLTRHDNVDELDDGRYVVSTGSGPTSDGATEARADERRARESEPAVDESEADGGSEITEVDVNAWLEDYLRTSDAQYGFHVTAKFDDGVGRHQVVSNDVVTSFESLLIWYAQHVGGGTPVEDVLGILLAEANVSVRYPVRTLTGLLKRYDLDRDDSIGDLIEAVSDEQAVALSEDR
- a CDS encoding ATPase domain-containing protein is translated as MSTSDLLSLGLEDHDRLNKELGGGVPRGSIVLAEGDYGAGKSAMSQRLTYGFCEEGHTVTYLSTELTTRGFIDQMHSLSYDMVDHLLDENVLFLHADFDTGGTFSEEGDGERKELLTRLMNADVMWNSEVIVIDTFDAILRNDPKFEALVRQNDERQAALEIIGFFRDVISQGKVVVLTVDPSTVDEEAIGPFRSIADIFLELEMVEVGNDVRRQISVKRFAGMGQQVGDTIGYSVRSGTGIVIESRSVA
- a CDS encoding RAD55 family ATPase, which codes for MTELTRTGIEGLDSILGGGIVDNATVLISGNPGTGKSILGLQYIYNGVREFDEKGIYLSFEENREDIAQAAESIGFDDWRELVEEDEILIYDKQELLRHNDFNDTLELLLDEFEEMAYERLVLDSLTMFELFFADETEKRTYLLKFSDILKANGLTSLLIAEQSAVFPEQDIGLENFLTDGNIYLIQTPTESGVNRYIWVAKMRKQDIETDIFPMDISEGGITVHERAAGFSMMGQRDGPFPGE
- a CDS encoding DUF7521 family protein — encoded protein: MLLVEYLYLAATAILVISGLTMVGMAIRAYLQTTRRAMIHVSLGFGLIAAAAIATAISAFVTDFQGVRSLLLVNSGLSSLGFIFVVYSLVIYD
- the cheY gene encoding chemotaxis protein CheY gives rise to the protein MPPQVLLVDDSDFMRNLLREILEENFEIVGEAENGVEAVELYREHDPDLVMMDIVMPIRDGIEATSEITGSDPDANVIMCTSVGQEEKMKNAVKAGADGYITKPFQKPNVLEAIDDVVA
- a CDS encoding archaellin/type IV pilin N-terminal domain-containing protein — encoded protein: MFEERTDRGQVGIGTLIVFIAMVLVAAIAAGVLINTAGFLQTQSEQTGQQSSAQVTDRLEPVSKTGNVSAYDSFNQTIVSSTTPYSDGNNTNVSLRVNEVSLVVQKAPGASDINMSATTFELVGPEGTDRFAFTNESVVNRTGAAGPNDRTRALQDDDTSLNASDGNSGLILNSRTDRLVVTLNMTEMATNGAFVNEPLEPGDTVTLRVNTESGATSIIRIRVPQSLAGEESVAL
- a CDS encoding FlaD/FlaE family flagellar protein, with translation MELLERFLGSDDDDESDADGGDDDMFFEEEDDLDDFGGDDFGDDGLGFDDGDDGGAATAELEGRIDEMENEVASLSSTVSTIRSENEEISNTVEDVEENVRKLLDIYEMVTRGVNPFVDDVQAGGSGFDDGGGSLGLFDDDDDEETEDLDDDIAGAEAEDFFDDDFLDDEGDEDDFGDFDGAIDDDDPTTEDTMADDDSDDSGKSFEELKDEYNSGEADWADDDGDATNGDAADDFDELADDGDDFGDLGDDFGEATDDGDDRSPGVVDGGDVASDDPPTTDADSTPETMATDGATATPAPEETGAGDLQFAANTVMQGSGTSKPYLETVPSGYVGDLLVMEWLEYLVEEGDVEDAARAVEYYRRIQWIGEGAADELRDFLVGFGDLDADREVTGAPSTLSIDHHVASLRYISRLTGSTADSVVFDCWSGGGGVPFGF
- a CDS encoding RAD55 family ATPase, producing the protein MRLSTGVDGFDELVDGGLLRNRLYILSGPPGSGKTTFSSHFVTEGARMGEKCLFLSMHETEAELTHDMSAYDFGFEKAAQSGNFQFRNVFDSNAKRLLKGSGGNDFSSGVQNMTNRLVGFINSREIDRLVIDSTMILQYFYPDNHEAFVQFLTSLKRVDATTLLISEMTDPTSYADEHYLAHGVVFMHNYMEGDGMCRGVQIIKMRGTDIDGDIHPIEFDDDGLHVRATRKLEA